A part of Limihaloglobus sulfuriphilus genomic DNA contains:
- a CDS encoding thiamine-phosphate kinase encodes MSSESKITEYFAAAQQLDPVRFPIGIGDDMAQICTEDIKSVLVTTDMLLDGTHFDLSGGDRLELVGYKSMAASLSDCAAMASIPVAAVVSVALPAGFGEDKLKRLHAGILDAASRYNCPLIGGDITGWKSSDDRLAVSVTMFSKLPLGAEPIKRSTAQPGDRIYVTGSLGGSIRGRHLEFTPRIEEALRLRGLAKITAMMDISDGLSTDLNHICRLSGVGAVVYAEKIPVSSLPDVDLSSALNDGEDFELLFTVAAKDSGGLESGWKMPAKITCIGEVTDKKDVMIEFPDGRIEPLRAGGYDHLNKE; translated from the coding sequence ATGAGCAGTGAATCAAAAATAACAGAATATTTCGCGGCGGCGCAACAGCTTGACCCTGTACGTTTTCCAATCGGTATCGGCGATGATATGGCTCAAATCTGTACCGAGGATATCAAAAGCGTTCTGGTTACGACCGATATGCTCCTTGACGGCACGCATTTTGACCTTTCCGGAGGCGACAGGCTTGAGCTGGTTGGTTATAAATCGATGGCTGCCAGCCTTAGCGACTGCGCGGCGATGGCAAGCATACCGGTTGCCGCTGTAGTTTCGGTTGCTTTGCCAGCCGGTTTTGGCGAGGATAAACTTAAACGTCTGCACGCGGGCATACTCGATGCGGCGAGCAGATATAATTGTCCGCTTATCGGCGGAGATATCACCGGCTGGAAATCTTCAGATGACAGACTTGCTGTCTCGGTAACGATGTTTTCAAAATTGCCGCTCGGCGCAGAACCGATAAAACGCTCAACCGCACAGCCGGGAGACAGGATATATGTTACCGGCTCGCTCGGCGGGTCAATCCGCGGCAGGCATCTTGAATTTACGCCGCGAATCGAAGAGGCTCTTCGTCTGCGAGGATTAGCGAAAATAACGGCGATGATGGATATTTCTGACGGTTTGAGCACTGATTTAAATCACATCTGCCGTCTATCCGGTGTGGGGGCAGTAGTATATGCTGAAAAGATACCTGTTTCTTCTCTGCCGGATGTTGATTTAAGCAGTGCACTTAATGACGGCGAGGATTTTGAGCTTCTCTTTACCGTCGCCGCAAAGGATTCGGGAGGGCTGGAATCAGGCTGGAAGATGCCTGCGAAGATTACCTGTATCGGCGAAGTAACTGATAAGAAAGATGTTATGATTGAATTCCCAGACGGGCGAATTGAGCCGCTCAGAGCCGGCGGATATGACCATTTAAACAAAGAGTAA